The genome window CATGCTGCATCATCCTCTTATATAGTGTAGGGTACCCTGACATGCTGTATCATCCTCTTATATAGTTAGGGTACCCTGACATGCTGCATCATCCTCTTATATAGTTAGGGTACCCTGACATGCTGCATCATCCTCTTATATAGTGTAGGGTACCCTGACATACTGTATCATCCTCTTATATAGTTAGGGTACCCTGACATGCTGCATCATCCTCTTATATAGTGTAGGGTACCCTGACATGCTGTATCATCCTCTTATATAGTTAGGGTACCCTGACATGCTGCATCATCCTCTTATATAGTGTAGGGTACCCTGACATACTGTATCATCCTCTTATATAGTGTAGGGTACCCTGACATGCTGTATCATCCTCTCATATAGTGTAGGGTACCCTGACATGCTGCATCATCCTCTTATATAATGTAGGGTACCCTGACATGCTGTATCATCCTCTTATATAGTGTAGGGTACCCTGACATGCTGTTTCATCCTCTTCTATAGTTAGGGTACCCTGACATGCTGCATCATCCTCTTATATAGTGTAGGGTACCCTGACATACTGTATCATCCTCTTATATAGTGTAGGGTACCCTGACATGCTGTTTCATCCTCTTATATAGTGTAGGGTACCCTGACATGCTGTTTCATCCTCTTCTATAGTGTAGGGTACCCTGACATGCTGTATCATCCTCTTATATAGTGTAGGGTACCCTGACATACTATATCATCCTCTTATATAGTGTAGGGTACCCTGACATGCTGTATCATCCTCTTATATAGTGTAGGGTACCCTGACATGCTGTATCATCCTCTTATATAGTGTAGGGTACCCTGACATGCTGCATCATCCTCTTATATAGTGTAGGGTATCATCCTCTTATATAGTGTAGGGTACCCTGACATGCTGCATCATCCTCTTATATAGTGTAGGGTATCATCCTCTTATATAGTGTAGGGTATCATCCTCTTATATAGTGTAGGGTACCCTGACATGTTGTATCATCCTCTTATATAGTGTAGGGTATCATCCTCTTATATAGTGTAGGGTATCATCCTCTTATATAGTGTAGGGTACCCTGATATGCTGTATCATCCTCTCATATAGTGTAGGGTACCCTGACATGCTGCATCATCCTCTTATATAATGTAGGGTACCCTGACATGCTGTATCATCCTCTTATATAGTGTAGGGTACCCTGACATGCTGTTTCATCCTCTTATATAGTGTAGGGTACCCTGACATGCTGTTTCATCCTCTTCTATAGTGTAGGGTACCCTGACATGCTGTATCATCCTCTTATATAGTGTAGGGTACCCTGACATACTATATCATCCTCTTATATAGTGTAGGGTACCCTGACATGCTGTATCATCCTCTTATATAGTGTAGGGTACCCTGACATGCTGTATCATCCTCTTATATAGTGTAGGGTACCTTGACATGCTGCATCATCCTCTTATATAGTGTAGGGTACCCTGACATACTGTATCATCCTCTTATATAGTGTAGGGTATCATCCTCTTATATAGTGTAGGGTATCATCCTCTTATATAGTGTAGGGTACCCTGACATGCTGCATCATCCTCTTATATAGTGTAGGGTATCATCCTCTTATATAGTGTAGGGTATCATCCTCTTATATAGTGTAGGGTACCCTGACATGTTGTATCATCCTCTTATATAGTGTAGGGTATCATCCTCTTATATAGTGTAGGGTATCATCCTCTTATATAGTGTAGGGTACCCTGACATGCTGTATTATCCTCTTATATAGTGTAGGGTACCCTGACATACTGTATCATCTTCTTATATAGTGTAGGGTACCCTGACATGCTGTATCATCCTCTTATATAGTGTAGGGTACCCTGACATGCTGTATCATCCTCTTATATAGTGTAGGGTACCCTGACATGCTGTATCATCCTCTTATATAGTATAGGGTACCCTGACATGCTGTATCATCCTCTTATATAGTGTAGGGTACCCTGACATACTGTATCATCCTCTTATATAGTGTAGGGTACCCTGACATACTGTATCATCCTCTTATATAGTGTAGGGTACCCTGACATGCTGTATCATCCTCTTATATAGTGTAGGGTACCCTGACATGCTGTATCATCCTCTGGCCCAAATCAATGACAGAGGCTCTCTCAGTGCGCCACTAGATCATTTACAAATAGTTCTACTGATACATTTAACTTGTAGTGAGTGAGAGGAACAATAAATGCAGTTGCTATTCTGAACATATAATCTATGGaattaagattttttttttctttcaaaaataGTTGCAAATGCTTTTTACAAGTGAGTAATAGATGTTGTGATGTTTCTTTCATGAAGATGTTGCCTTAGTGGCCAGGAGACAAGAAGCCATGGAAGCAGCTCGGATGAAGATGCAAGAGGAACTTGATGCCAAGGCTTCCATCTTCAGAGAGAAACAGAAACAGGTGcagtaataaatacaaataaaaagtatGTTTGAAAGAAATATTGTCCATGATGTAACCCttgaactcaatgtgtgatgtatttttgtgaacagcaagaagaagaaaagcggAGGCAGAAAATCGAGATATGGGACAGTATGCAAACGGGAAAGAGTTACAGGGGAACAGCCACACCTTCTCAGGTGAGAGTCGACCTCTTCATCGGACTGTTCCCTGGTGGACACATTATGAAATGGATTTGAAATGTTAAACAGTTCGGAATGCACTCAATTTTACAAATCATCTTCTTATATTTATTCATCCACATTAAAGACACAAAATGTTGGTTATTACAACATGCTTTTATTATTCTCCACTGCCAGGGAAGTAATGATAAGGTAATTATACTAAGTATATGTCTGTGAAAATTCCTCTGGCTCAGTATCTAGCTCAGTGGTCTTCAATATGTTTTACATGCAAGCCGCCTTGATGGACAAAGTCAAGAGGAGAGCCACTTGTACCGCAAAGTATGAAAAGCTGCATACAGTTATAATAAGCATGTCTGCTTATGAATCTGTCATCCCACCCAGAACATACAATATGCAATGCAGCCAACCAATACTGtcatgtaaagcgtctttgagcactcggaaaagcgctatatcaaatacattcattatcattattaatAAGCAGGGGTGCACATCAGTTTCTTAGTGAGCTACTCGGGAGACAGCGTTTGGTACTCACCCCACACAAAGCGTGGTGTTAATAAGTGCAGTCTCCCTCACTGTcctcctctgtatctccttcactgtcctctagttcctcttcttcctccctgtcCCTGTTTAAGCCTCCGATTCGCTTTCTCCAAAACGTGTTGCCAAAACTGTGAAGTCCTTACATTTCCTGAGGCCAAGTTGAAGGATCAAATACTAAGAAATgatcacatgacttcaagtcatatctgatttcagatgtgggaagtaactaagtacacttATATTCAAGTATTGTACTTGGGTACCATTttgaaatacttgtactttacttgagtatttctattttatgctacttagtacttctactccactacagttcagaggtaaatggtgtacttgtactccaccacatgtatttaacacctttagttactttacagcagggatgggcaactttgatggtggtgggggccacatcattgatgtactggccaccagggggcagcagattcacttggaacacacacacacaaattccatgtattgtatgtaattattaacaaatatactaagtctgacatcttcattgacattttacaatctttcagggaacatcctctgataagctcactaaacaaatatcagttcacagaaatgttatttaatgtttacaagtggcatgtttgtattaaacaggttatttaactgtggaatacaattattttaaactattggaaagcattgagattaaccattaagataactttaaataaacaaagtcttggtttttagaatattaaacttgtttcgccaaattcagatgataaatacaacctttaagcttgtaaaggcataattacaagcggtaacttaacgtcacagctgGCTTAACAACAGCccgtgtttcttgtgagggtttccccgggaaacaaacacaatacactcaaacgcgtcacagattattttgcggtatttggctgccgaacgaaattatgtacgcagctcgcgacgtaactaggagtctagtggacggtatcagtactacaagtaaaaaaataatatatatagcctatatattttaaattaattacgttgtttataaattaatctgagggccgcaaaaagaggaggtgggtgCCGCCATTTTCCCATCCctgctttacagatgtggattaaaggtggggtaggtcattttggagaaaccaaacacacacgaacgtgcacatgaccaatgagggcacgagataagtttgtgcacagatggaaggctgacaggcaggtaggccatccagttattttagccgggccgtctcagatgattggtcgtgctttctacagcactacggcttccacagattatgttttttttaatggattttttgtcaaagcacttaagatattcattgctatcgggatgttaagagcattccatggaatataacaagtgtatctcgagccggtttctcaaacttgcctaccccacctttaatgatgtgaaatctaatcaagtgttaaatcagactttagttccacctggagtaaatccacaagctaccctgcagtctacaaagtcattcagactagctgatcaattattataaaacatatcatatatattattctgacatggaccaatctgcacaacgactactttcactgtcgctactttcactatattttgatgagaatacttttctacttttacttgagtaacattttgaatgcaggacttttactgtaacagagtattcctacacaagatctgagtacttcttccacttcTGTCTGATTTCAAACTCTTCCATAACACTCTGAGGAAGTTTGCAGCTGCGTGTTTTACTCGACCTTGTTGTAAATCAAACTGCAGCAGCTTGACCACAGAACGTGAATgttgtgatcagctgatttgtcgcagttctccagtgtgcGCGCGGGGACCAGAATGTGCacgggggggggagtctccgtCCGCAGCCAGTtgacgtagttttggcacaattctgtTGTTcataccgacgttaacagcagccctgtctttGCACACGGCACCAACTCTGTCGTCCAGTGATCTAAGCCTCTGCCTCCAGCAAAACTTCACAGGTCCGTCGGTTATGGCCTGCGGCTCGGCCAGCTCTCAGTTCAATCAGTCATAGAAAGTCCGAAGATTTTTTCAAAGTGGCTGCTTAATGTATTTTAGTTCTCTGGACATGTCTAAGTGTTGACAAGAATCCTGTGTAtacgaaatatgtgttttgttttgatgaTCAGGTACGCAAAGGCGCGCAGTGACACAAGTGATGTTACGCTTTTCAGATGTTGCCACACATGCGTACCTgcgttatgtgcacccctgtggcCCTGTCTATCACCGGTCATGTCATGAGGAACCCTGATTTAACTCATGGAGCAGCCAGGAAGACAAAAGAAAAAGGGTACCACTTGGCAATAacactacccttataaagggtttaggaatagtttgtaattcatttattaattaggttgtgaacactttataaatcattaacaaccggtcacagtcgccctgtttatctcatggcTTATAAAATAAgccatgagataaacagggcgactgtgaccggttgctttccaaatagtgagcccacatgtatctgtacCGCTAAGCCTTGAATTGgctacttcgtcttcttcatcagccagcatccttggtatctgttgctcactgagttgattctcgcggAGTAGCCAATGTAAGGCTtggtcatcttgccaaatagtgagcctgtgttgatgtatggaagctatgttagaactggtttataaatggttcttaatgattaataaagtgtttacaacctaattataaacccttaatgaatcctttataagtgTAAAGTGGTACCAGAAAAAGAGTACCGGTACAATAATTAATATTCCGGGTCGTCTTCTTCCTGCACTTTTTTTAAGTGATCCGCTGCCACAACAACACTTCTAATGTGAACTACACCAACatataagggataatgtgcagcaatcTGGTCATTAAGAAGAAAAGAACACGGCTACTTGCAAAACAAAATGGATGTATTCATATCCTCGATTCTGTCACCAAGCTGTCTGTGTCTTTACTAGGGGAGTTCCGGCATCATACATTAAAgtgtgctgctctccaccatgtaAAAACGAATATTGACAAATTGTTCCACCTGTTTTCTGATGGAgaacaaatgtgtttttttggcCACAACTAATTAAATGAACCTCTTTCTGGTTGTTATGACTGCACATAGTCACTTGATCAGAGCTTCCTCAGTACCAGTATGCCATTTGAAAAAGTCCAAGTTGACAgaatcagaattgagtattgAACTCAGCTAATAAGTGGGATGACATCACTCCATTTGGTGTGCCCTGACTCTGAATGTTTCTCCCTGCAGCCCCCTGCAGAGGCCAGCTCCTCCGCTGCAGCCAGACCAAAGCCGGACAAGAAGCCCCTCCGCAGTGCAGGTGTGTATTTCCCAGGATGGAACACTGAGTGGGGGTCATTAAAGGCTACTCCTTTGTTCCCAAGACAACAAGTGCCATAAAACAAAGCAACACGCACACAAACCACATTAATGAGGCATTCTGTATACTGCTCCAGTATGAAGCTGTGTGGAGCACAGGGTGCTTCACTTTGATATGCCTAACCCACACGAATACATGCCACATAGGGCAACATACATGTACCAGTGCTTGAAAGATTATGAACTAAAAGTCCCATTTGTTTAAACGTTTGCATCTGTGTGTATTTAGTACTAGGCATGTCAAGATCCCAGAATATTATTGGATACGGCTACTAACAGTGACATTCTACGGTtctcaatagagaaccgcagtgacgcgtcctaaaacccggaagtaagtgaGCATTTTgaccacgtccggttccttcgataaaaagcaaagcggtttctccatagggttttggaaaacagctccaaataaggtctgtggttgagacacattgaagagacggatcacgttttgttctacgacattaagtccatcagcagtgaccccgctggGGATTTTTTaagagttgacgtgtctgaaaaacgatggttgttaccgagtggctgaataggactacagaagttgaggaggtcgttgtacgtcattacaccgaacatgTAAACActctaagtttgtttgccctgttctgcttgaaagcaagtccctgcctcctgcagagtGTTCAAACAAAAGCTTCAACTTGTTCCATTTAGAATctgtgtttgaatatggatctgaagtcggcgtgacgttgaagcagcgaccccgctgtagttcctttatagcataacgttagcattttgcttctggcgactagatttatgattcaaaaatgataaaagtagggtagacatgtggatattatccggctgaacaaaacgtgatccgtctcttaaatgtgtctcgaccacagaccttatttccagctattgtCCAAAACCCTaaggagaaattgcattgcgtttttgacgaaggaaccggaagaagtttacttccgggttttaggacgcgtcgctgcggttctctataccaATTGAACATCACAGTGAAACACTCGTTGTATATGTGTACACCACTCCCATTCCACCTGATGGTTGCCCTCCCAGCCTGCAGTACACATGGATAAAGATGTGCTGAGTCAGTACTGACACAATCTGATTCTGAGGGCATCAGGATGGACATCTGAAACGTGTTGAGTTAAAAAGCCCGACGGGTGTGGGTAGCTCCTTCTTGTTTTCTTCTCTTCAGCTCTACAGTTTAAACCAGGATGTTTGCACGTTTTTAGTATACTGAATCCTGTTTAGCAATTATTCGTTGgtttttctctgcatttgaaaatacacgTGTGGCGGTAGCGCCTCAGAAGGGTCATTTGCAAGGTACTTGAACCCCAGGTGCAGTAGTAGGGTGTGTacagaccatagactgtatatataaatggacgtagggtccgtgacgtcacccataggattctgcagagttgccgtgaagcccttagtaggcggagtcggccactaacgactcaacagtgacgtcagagttcaactcccgccttctccagcctgctccaaataagggtaaagaggcgggacctgctgccaccaagctggaagttccagagctagctgaagctaccaagctaagctaacatgctccccctctgcacgctgccgtcgcattttacgtttctaaggtaagcagccttgaaactattcagcaaaactataaataatctaagttattgagtttttagcataatacttcagaatcttaaaaccccttaacgtttgtatgcaattgtgctaaattcaacactggaatcaagcaaatattaatgtttgcatgacattagttatttatattttgatatcacttaactatacgtttaatacatttaagtcaagctaaggtacatgtgatggtagctagttagtgctcttacctgtgaggcctcctccaaacagcataataaccagactgtatcattaaaactaagtaccagttctagattcttgactttagacaaacaattcaaaagacaaaatgtatttaaagaccaatctttatatgaaggtgcctcttaacctgagatattagttatacagtaatattaTTGACAATGTAAAAAAacggagcaactcaacagtcaactttatgtttcttattgtctaaagtatttattattttcattttccccctctcatattcagtgtggacggattgagacagcgtcgtgtccagagagctgctgagacttcagggagaaacctccgtgtgatggacgtccggcctgttggtttggagaggactgagggtctttcctcagcgaggagcaCCAGGCCTGatagaggagcccatgctgggcaaagctgataccaactgcacaggcctagcctgtcacgttatttgactaaatgtgtttacttatacatgtaataggtttacaccttctgtccatatgtgctttttatttaaaacatttgattaacttttggttcacatttcaataaattgtatttgcactccttttgtccattattcttactgaaaatgttagattacacattcacatctgactgaagattggccccatttatttgtgacgttgcaaactctgcggtacaaggcacaagtgatgtgaagctcataaagtgaggcaaatagaaataatcagctgatggagtgtaggtGTGGAAAtggctgcattcgatcagctgactgtttttacaataaaagtagtttcttagtgaatgtcctgtactggtcttaaaatctcataacatcagcttttaatgttcctcttggatgatcttcttgaccctcagagaaggagaacatgtcgtgtctttcaggcatgtcctttcctaacaaaaatgacaggaaacataaaacatattattgcagaacaagtgtgttatttatgaaagccgtgtgtttgtgtgtttaggggctgtagatataattattttgtaattgtaaagttttttttttttattttaacagtgagctacaaagacaatcagattatgaatgaacagtatgaagttcatcaacattgaaatatgttattatcaaaataatatttaacttttacaaaacgtagtgcaactgtagaagcttgctctgttgtctcactgaaagaataacttttaccacgttttttacagacaatattgagagataaatagtagcagtactcaatacattaaattagaaagctgacaaagtcatattgctaaatatctaaatgtaactttttgcatggaaaaaaacctcaacttaactgaGGTGTAGGTGATctggtatttagtattgtttattggaatgtatatcagtgtattcaagtcaatacttcatttagttaaaccaatatctttcttgattctttgtatagtatgaaaaaaagagtctttgtacctgtgctgaagttcactgctgtgaggagtccagttctgtctctcactctctggtccagcctgtctgcatcacctggacaccttaaacaaacatatatatgtaaagtaccatgtgtacaaacaatataactgattctcttctgttgaacatgttggattgtgtattgtccgagtcagggtcctttttattttactgtaactttggaagttgtgttaccaatgcttactgtttatttgatacccatttggtaatgcaattaataaaaacaacaaggtttgggttcgttcttcagatgactgtgacgttaaggtgtaagctcgataatgaacttcagctcaatcaaccatattgtaatatctaagtaatcatcttgaaatatgacattcataattgtaatatacacaccttattgtgaggttgatttcacatacactacttcgacattagcttgtctacatactctagcatagccaatttaaattaaccttagatgcatacagttctacctccataataaaatatctctaagttacaaggatgtaaccttattttatcaacctcaaacagaagccgtttgttcaacagtattatcccacttaacgcttaacacttgtctatttcgttttaacctttatatatacagtctatgattttaacttggaggctacgattagcaccgatgtagctaccactagcttacatgctaacccaagccttagcattcattacgtagctgattaaaatcattaacacataaataaagcactcgaatttcacttaccgcattcatgcaccgtctgttttaaccgcagagcgagtcacaatggtccgatatataagcatgaagaacaaacaaccacggccggctacaagttgtgtttcctggatgagctgagcaggcagagtccctgtagctagcttcacggagcagctagcagagagacaagaagctaacagcggcaggcacttgacagagccgtcactcaatgtgaccacgccctaatttatgcacaaactttaagacctaatataaataaaagggtcgcgttgacatgtttttttctgctgtaaagttgggcattttaacatgggggtctatggaaattgctcctttctgcagccatcgcctatcggccaatatatgaactgcagtgtgtggcacttccgtattggcttcccggctcttccccagagtttgccgcttggtacaGACGCataaacgtgtgtgtgttgcagcctTTCTTACCTCCTTCTCTCTGTGTTTCAGACTACAGTCCCCTGAGTGGACAGGAGGGGGGCTCCTGCACCTTCAGGCCTGGCAGGAGGGGTCCGTCAGCTGGTGGATGAGGTTAAAGAAGGTCAGAGATGTTGACCTGTATGACCTCTGACGTCTTGATGTGCAAACTGACTGGAGGGGGCTCAAACTTCACTGAGATGTTTTACTCCCGTTTGATTCCTTATTTACTCTGTGAAAGATAACTTGATAATCGTCCATTGTGCGCCTTGAAGTTGAAAGCTTGTAATGACGTCATTCCTGTAAGCGGTGTTACCAGCAGGTTTGGCTGATGAACTTCAGTCAGTGTGTTTTTTTCTCATGTGTTTGAATATGTTTCCATGAATGTGTTCCACCTAAGTTTTTAACATGTATGTTGCTAGAACAGTTGTAGCTAGTGGACATGTGGTTGATTATTAAAAATACTACATTCAGTTAATGTTTGGATCTATCAAAATGCAAGGATGTTTTTTTTATACTGCTCTGCACATTTGTTATGTAATAGAAATGTGATCACCCTATCGTTTACTTCAATATCTGTTTTCTTTGATCTCAACTGAGGAGGTTTCATATCTTCTTATTAATAGAACATCTGATCTTAAGTGGCTCACTATAATGAATAGAATAGATCTTTATTGTCGTCATACAAAGTACTTCGACATTTCTTTGGCAACTCTGCATTAAAAAAACCGAGTGCCAGAGCTGCCTTAAATAAGTGAAATGACAAACGCCAAGCCCAACAACTGAGTTACTGTTGCCCCCCAAACATAGTAAAACAGTCCAGTGATTTAAGCATGTCCATAACCCGAGGAGGTCAAGTGGACTGTTAGGATCCGCCTGTTATTAAGGAGCTAAGATTGACTGCATGGTGAGTATTCTGTCACGAATGTTGATTCACCACAATGTCAACATGAAACGTAACACAAAGTTGTTTCAATGATATTGATGTTGCCCACTAGAAACAGAATATATGAAGAATAAGAGTGTATTACATTTAATGTTTCAAATACATGCCGTTGTATTACGTAAATAAATACGATCAACTCCTAATCATTCAAATAAAAGCCTTATATGATTTTGAGTGTGTTCGTTTGTGTGTGGACTGCCGAGGACCACAGGATGGAGCTGCAGACCAGAGGAGATTGAAAGACAAGCTGTGTCTGTTATATAGCACAGAAGATGTCATGGAGCAAAACACATTAactacaacaaaaataatctttatGCTGTCCAGTTCAGCTTTCAGGACACTGTTTTTGGTTAGGCTAAGCAATGCTAAATGTTGGTGTCATTGGGCTAAACGTATTATAGTAATAACAGTAATTATacataaatgactattataactattaggaattttgttattattattttgttaaagcagAAGGCTAATACTGCAACAATTGCAGGTTGGTTCAGTATTCGTGTCTTTTCCTATTTAGCATGAACGCAGCATcgttcaatcacatttcagggATAGGTGAAATATAACCTGGCTGTATTTCGGCAAAAATAATCCAATCACCGAGTTTACAATTCTGTCACGTGGGGCACGTCTTGAGAGAAAATCAATTCACTTTACATGTGCTATTATTCTTATTTTTAGTTGAATTCAGCGACTATGCATTGTTCCCAAATGGAACAACTAAGCACATTTTGTACGCTGTAATTCATTCGCGACTGGATTGTATTCCAATTTCCATGGCAACTGTGGCGGAGGCTCGTGGATGTGGTTTTAGGAGTAGCTTGCCAACTCAAaatgacataaaacatttattatttaaacACAAAACATTATTTATTAGAAGGATGCGATTAATGAAAGAGGATTTGGTTCAATACTTCTATATGATGCGACGTTTTACAGAATAGATGGGGATAAGTAGGTCTACTTCCGGTCCCAGTCACAGCGCTTTTACGGGAAGCTGGTAGGCTCAAACAGCTGTTAAACCCTTCGCGATCAGCGATCCCGACGGTCCGATATTCTTCCGGTTGCGAGCATGGGTACGCTATTCACGGCAAAGGCGCTGCTTGTGTCGGTCGGTGAGGTGTTGCAGTGTGCCTTTGGTCGGTAgtgacggacagacggacagctgGCTGAGCGGAGAGCCTCGGCACAGAACGGCTCAGTTGGCGACTTCAAGGCGACTGCTGTGATGCTACGTAGGCAGCTGGAAGAAATGTGATTTCCTGCTATGAGAGAGAGTCTTTGAGCCCGGAGCCTCGGACTTGCCTCTTCTATTTTACCTTATTTTTAACTGAGT of Pseudochaenichthys georgianus chromosome 3, fPseGeo1.2, whole genome shotgun sequence contains these proteins:
- the selenos gene encoding selenoprotein S encodes the protein MDDVEVSDGDSPYTVEKAPLRNPDLTPLSLNVGELLSLYGWYLLFGTLLVYLLLQYLSRRRSSQRSPPPPTPQDVALVARRQEAMEAARMKMQEELDAKASIFREKQKQQEEEKRRQKIEIWDSMQTGKSYRGTATPSQPPAEASSSAAARPKPDKKPLRSADYSPLSGQEGGSCTFRPGRRGPSAGG